A single region of the Aquarana catesbeiana isolate 2022-GZ linkage group LG07, ASM4218655v1, whole genome shotgun sequence genome encodes:
- the LOC141102317 gene encoding olfactory receptor 1G1-like has protein sequence MTNMTEILSFTLVGLADHLLTMNALFVLFLLIYLMTLITNLLIFFLVLTDYHLHNPMYFFLANLAFLDMSYSSVTVPRMLFDLVMKSRSISIPACIAQVFFYLSFVCSEVFLLSAMSYDRYIAICHPLHYKLIMSWRVCTCMASLVWVAGCSVSLVYTLFLLRLSFCRTSSIHNFFCDLPHLYQITCTDPFINMMVIFLFSGSIGLGAFLLTFLSYVYIFSTILRVHSKTGKKKAFSTCTSHLTVVFIFYGSFIFIYLVPSSSNMVNLNKLFSVITTLINPLLNPLIYSLRNKDLMEALMKSYYHLKLIQVSW, from the coding sequence atgaCAAATATGACAGAGATTTTGTCTTTCACTCTTGTGGGTCTAGCAGACCATCTACTGACCATGAATGCCCTTTTTGTGCTCTTCCTTCTGATCTATCTGATGACTCTTATCACAaaccttcttatttttttcttggtcCTCACTGActaccatctacacaacccaatgtatttttttcttgccaACTTGGCATTTCTGGACATGTCCTATTCATCAGTGACCGTACCAAGGATGCTCTTTGATTTGGTCATGAAGAGCCGATCAATATCCATTCCTGCCTGTATAGCCCAAGTCTTTTTCTATCTCTCCTTTGTTTGCTCAGAGGTTTTCTTGCTCTCGGCTATGTCCTACGACCGATACATTGCCATCTGCCACCCTCTACATTACAAACTAATTATGTCTTGGAGGGTCTGTACTTGTATGGCCTCTCTGGTCTGGGTTGCAGGATGTTCTGTCTCTTTGGTATATACTTTATTTTTGCTCAGGTTGTCCTTCTGCAGAACATCTTCCATCCACAACTTCTTTTGTGACCTTCCACACCTATATCAAATTACATGTACTGACCCCTTCATAAACATGATGGTCATATTTTTATTCAGTGGTAGTATAGGATTGGGAGCCTTTCTTTTGACCTTTCTTTCCTATGTCTATATTTTCAGTACCATCCTTAGAGTCCATAGCAAGACTGGAAAGAAGAAAGCATTCTCCACCTGCACATCACACCTCACTGTGGTCTTCATCTTTTATGGCTCCTTCATTTTTATTTACTTGGTTCCCTCCTCCAGCAATATGGTCAATTTAAACAAACTATTTTCAGTCATAACTACCCTCATTAACCCATTGCTGAATCCTCTGATCTACAGCCTGAGG